Below is a window of Edaphobacter dinghuensis DNA.
GATGATTTGAACCGGAGGGCAGGACGATGCAATCGGGCAAGACGCGGAAGCAGAGACTGACTGGAAATCGGCACGCAGGACATGGAAGCTCGCATGCGAGCGGGAGACTGCTGTCGGATGTGGACGTCCGGATTGGAGTGTTCCGGCAGCCAGCGATGCAGACACCGGTGCTGGTGTTGAATGCGAGCTATGAGCCGATCAATATCTGCGGAGCGCGACGTGCGCTGGTGCTGGTGTTGAAGGGCGTAGCGCGCACCGAGGAGGAGCAAGGCGCGATTCTGCATGCGGCGCGAGTGAATGTGGCGATGCCGAGCGTGATCCGATTGCTGGAGTATCGTCGGATTCCTCACCAGACAAGGGCGCTCTCGCGAAAGAACATTTTGCTGCGAGACCGGAATAGCTGCCAGTATTGCTCGGTTGTACTGACGGCCAGCGAGCTGACGCTGGATCATGTGATTCCACGGTCGCGGGGAGGGCTTTCGACCTGGGAGAATCTTGTAGCGTGCTGCCATGACTGCAACCGGCGCAAGGGCAATCAGTTGCTGCACGAGCTGACAGACATGAAGCTGCAGCGGGAGCCAAGGCCGTTCAGCCTGCATACCTCGCGACATATTATGCGGATGATCGGCAGCGCCGATGCGGCTTGGCGGAAGTACCTGTACTTTGAGGCGGGTGACGCGGCTTAGCTTGCCTATTTGCCATTCACCGGTCTAAGAGGTACCCCCTGTACTTAAGTCCTAAAGTCTTCGAAAGAAGAGACTTAAGTCTGGACCTCGAGTGACCTCGGTTAAGTGCAAAAGCCCGGCGTTGGCCCGGGCTTTGTGTTGATTGCTGATTTAATTGTAGCAACGCTGGTGTAACTCTTTTGCAATCTTATGTTATTGATTTGAAAAGAGTTGTGCAATTTAGAGCTTGACAGCTTTTACATCTCGTCTAAATGGCGCAGATGTGGCACAGGAAAAGAAAGGCCCGGGGCTAAAGCCCCTTTTGCGTTTTTCGACAAGCTTCGTAGGGCTAAAGCCCTACGCTAATCCTGAACCCTACGCTGATGCTAAAGTCCTACGACAATCCTGGGACCTGCTAATCATGGACCCTACGCTAATTCTGGAATCCTGTGCTGACCCTGGAAACAAAGACGGTAGCTTCTGAGGGTTCTATGGGAATTGGGTCTTCGTGGATGGATTGTGAAAGATCTTGAATCTATCTCCTAAGTTTTTAGTTGACACGAACCGAAGCTGCGGCGTAATGTCCTAACTCGTTAGGAGATAAGCCATGGGCGAGCAGGACAAAGAGGGTTTGACGAAGCTGGAGTTGCAGATCATGCAGGTGATCTGGCGGCGGGGTACGAGCAATGTGGGCGAGGTGCAGGAGGGGCTGGAGCAGCAACTGGCCTACACAACCGTGCAGACGATGCTGAATATTCTGCACCGCAAAGGGAAGCTGAAGCGGAAGCTGCAGGGGCGGGCGTATGAGTACAGCGCCACCGTGACTGAGGCCAAGGCTTTGAGCCATGCGCTGCGCGATGTGGTGGATCGCATGTTCGGCGGATCGAGCGAAGAGCTGGTGATGAGTCTGATCAAGAACAAGCAGATCGACGCGAAGAAGATTGCGGAGCTGAGCCGCAGGCTGGAAGAAGCGGAAGAGAGCGGAGGCGAGCGATGAACGGACTCGAATCGTTCGTGTTGGGGTATCTGGTGAACTCGCTGTGGCAGGTTCCGCTGATCTGCGTGGCCGCATACGGCTGCGCACGGCTGGTGCGTCGGATGGGGCCGCAGGCGGAGCACAGGGTGTGGGTGACGGCGTTGCTGATTGCGGCAGTCTTACCGGCCTGTGCCGGGACCGGAGCATGGCTGCCGCATGGCTTTGGCACGAGCGCTTCGGCTGCCGGATCGGTACAGGTTGAGATGGGAAGATTCACGCAGATCACAGGCACGGCGCTGCATCTGCCGACGGGGCTGCGTCATGGAGCCGCGCTCCTGTATATGGGGCTGGTGATTTTCTTCTGTGGACGGCTTATTTGGGGAGTCATCCAAAGCGTGGGCCTGCGCCGGGGATCGCGGCGGCTGGAGCTTACCGGCGAGTGGCAGAACATGTGGGAGCGGTGCTGCTGCGTCTTCGATGTAACCAATGTGGAGATTGCGAGTACGCCGAGGATCACAGGCCCGATGACGGTTGGGTTTCGGTGGCGAACGCTGTTGGTGCCTTCTGATTTTCTGGAGACTGCGGAGGCAAACGATGTGGAAGCTGCGCTGGGGCATGAGCTGGCGCACATGCAGAGGCGCGACTTCGCCAAGAACCTGTTCTACGAACTGATCTCGCTGCCGGTAAGTTATCACCCGATGACGCGATGGCTGAAGTCGCAGATCAGGCAGAGCCGTGAGCTGGTGTGCGATGCGATGGCAGCGGAATTTGTAACCACGAGAGAACTCTATGCACGATCGCTATTGCGGTTGGCGTCGATGATGCTGAACCAGACGCAGACCGTAAACATTCACGCCATCGGAATCTTCGATGCCAACATTCTGGAGAGGAGAGTTATGAATCTGATGACGAAACCGAGAGAGACGAGAGGACTGTTGCGGATTGGCTTTGCGGCGGTATGCGTTGCAGTGGGAGTCGCTACCTGCGGATCGGCGCTGGCGCTGCGGCTGGATGTGAGTGAGCCGCCTGCACCTGCTGTTGCGGCTGCGACCCATGACCATCCTGTGAAGGTACAAGGCGCGATTATGGCCGGGAGCAAGATCGGAGGGGAAAACCCGGTATATCCAGCGAAGGCTAGGGCTGAAAAGAACACCGTGGATGGCACATGCACTCTGCAGGCCACGATCAACAAAGAGGGATATATCACCCGTCTGCGTGTGGTGAAGAGCCTCCGCAAAGACTATGACGAGAGCGCTCTTACTGCGGTGAAGACCTGGCGATATAAACCGTATCTACTGAATGGAGAGCCAGTAGCAGTGCAGACGACGATTAATATTAATTACTCCATTGGTGGTTAGAAAACCTCAACAAGATAGTGCTGCATTGAAAGCAGAGTGGCTGGCGAGTCAGATTGCCGGCCACTCTGCTTTCAATGCAACCGGAAAGAGATGAAATACAGGGGTCTCTCCACTGCGCTTCGCTTCGGTCGAGATGACGTGAGTTGAGTGGTGCAAGAGTGTCGGTTGGCCGACTAACACTTTGTTGTCGTATAGGACGTTCTGCAAGTGTGATAATTTCAGCGGCAGGAGAGTTCCTGAATGGCGCGAAGCGAAAGTTTTCAGTGCGATGTATGTGGTAGCCAGAAAAATCACAATGATCTTTGGTGGCTGGCGTGGACCGATTGCTTCGAGGGCATCAGCCCGGGTGACGACCAGCCGCTGATCAAGCTGACGCGATGGCAGCAGCGGCAGGCCCATGAAGAAGGGGTGAAGCATCTGTGCGGCGCGCGCTGTGCAGGCACCCTGATCGACCGCTGGATGACAGCGCAGCACGAAGACCCCAGCGCGCACTGCGAGTCTGTCTAGGGCGGTTGCCCTCCTGATGTAGCTTTGGTGAATCGAGCAAAACGCAGATTCCCTTCGGGAATGACAACCAAAAGGAAGCCACGACTGAGAGGAAGCAGCTACAGCGGGTTAAAGCCGCTTTATCAAGGCGGCGAGATCGAGAGGAAGATCAGGGTTTGGATGCCGGCGGCGGTTGCTGCTTGTTGTCGTCGGGGGCCTTGTTGTCGGTGATGTCCTGACCGTTGTAGATGATGCGGCTGGTGGCGCGGAACTGCTTGTAGTCGGTGTATTTGACGACGGTGCGCAGGTGAACGTCTTCGCTTAAAGCACCCTGTTGTGCATCGAAGTGCAGGGTGCCTTCGGCCTTGGTGTAGGTGGGGAACCAATATTTTCCGTCAACCTGTTGATAGTAGGTGGTGTAGGGCGGGGAGAGGTCTTCGTGGCCCTTGCGCTTGTCATCGGGGACTGACCTGCCGTTGATGAGGACGATCTGGAAGTCTTGCTGATCGACCCAGACCTTGCCCTGGAAGTAGCGCTTCCCTTTTTCGAGGACCTTGGGCTTGGCGTCGAAGACGTAAGTGTCGATCTCGTCGATGTGCTGGCGGCCGAGGTAGGTTATGTCGTACTGGGGCAGGTCTTCGGTGGTGAGAACGAAGGGGAGGCGGTGCTCGATGTCCTGAAAGTCGGAGGGGGACATCATGACGCGCTCGAGGGTGTTTTGGGGGGCGAAGACGACGTGCTCATCGCGTTTACCGTTGGAATCAAAGAGGATATCGGTGACCTGGAGGTATTGGCCATCGACTTTGTTGGTGTCGTCATCGATGGTGTCGACCTTTACCGTCTGGCGGAAGGTGTAGTTCTGGCGGGCGGTGTTGAAGACGGACTCGCGAGCGGCAAATTTGGTGATGATCTGCTGCGGGGTCATGTCTTTAGGAGGAGTGGGGTCGAGCGGTCCGAAGCCTGCGGGTTCCTGCGCTATGGCTGCCGGGGGCGTGGTGATGGCGGCTAAGGTGAGGCAGGACACGGCCAGCAGCGGCAGGAGCGACGCCGCGAAGAGACTGGCCGAGGCGCGAAGGCGGATAAGCTTCGTCATTTTTGCTGGGACTCCAATAAAAAGGGCGGGGCAACGGTACCTCCCCCATCCTCTATCTAAAGAATAGACGCTAAAAGTGAGGGTTGGTGATGTTGGGCTGGGTTAGTAATATGTGGGCTCTTCATTGGGGATGCGTTATCGGCATCGCGGGCCTGGCGGGAGCGGTGTTGTTGATGGCACATGATCAACGTCTTCATGCCAAGGAACGTCGGCGGGATCGCAGGATCCGTGAGGAGTTCGAGGCTTACGCCGCTCTTGATGCCGCTTTGCACGGAGAAGACCTGCATGGGCTGGCCAGGCGGGTGTGCCGGCTGGTGTCCAAAAAGAGCGCGTTTCAGCGAGTCGCCATGCTGACGCAGGATGCCGAAGGACAGATGCAGGTGGTGGGCAGCGTGGGCATCGATGAACTGACCGTTCAGGAGCTTCAAGTGTGCAGCGAGTGCTGCATGGAAGAAGCGAACGGCGAAGAACCTACGCCCGACACAGTGGGGATGCATCTGGGTGAGAGGAGCTTTGCGGTGGTGCTGGGCAAAGATGCCACCGATGCAGGATGTGGACGGGCGATCCTCATTCCGTTGCAGACGTCGATGGGAAAGGTACAGGGCGCGCTGGCAGTCTGTGCGGATGGGCTGATGAGCCTGCGGCGGCAGACGGTGGAAGAGACGATTTCGCCGCTGGAGGCGCTCGCAGTGAAGCTGGGGCGAGCCATCGAAAACGCCGAGACGGTGGAACAGCTGCAACAGGCAGAGAAGCTGGCAGGCTTTGGCATGCTGGCCAATGGGGTTGCGCACGAGTTGAGCGATCCGCTGACGGCGGTGCTGGAGTTTGCAGAACAGATTGCCGAGACAGCCGAGGACAGCCGCATACGGTCCGATGCGGAGACGATCGTCAACGAGGCGCTGCGGATGCAGCAGACGGTGCAAGGGCTGGTGAAGTTCGGACACTCCGAGGCCCGTATCGATGAGCCGGTCGAGATCGTAGGGTTGCTGCGGGAGCTGGCGGTTGAGTGCGAGGAGAAGCTGGAGAGCCGAGGCGTTCACCTGGTAGTGGATGCCGAGGACAATGTGCCCGCGGTGCGGGGAGATGAGGATGCGTTGCGTCAGGTATTGGAGCATCTGCTGAACAACTCCGCGCAGGCGATCGATTCGATTAGCCAGTCAATTAGCGAGGACGCCGAGCGGGAGCGAGAGATACGTGTTTCGGTGAGCCATGATGCGAACTCGATACAAATGATTGTGAGCGATACCGGGCCGGGCTTTGCGGAGCCGGGGCGCATCTTCGATCCGTTTGGGTCAGGCGCAGGGATGGGACTTGGGATCTGCTACGGGATCGTGCATGCACATGGCGGAGAGATCAGCGCATTCAACCTTCACCCGTATGGGGCTGCGGTGATGGTGGAGCTGCCTTTAGGAGAGGTCTCCACGCAGAACTACTCCAGTGCAGCGCGCGAGGTCGCTTAGAAGGCAACACAATTTTCGGGGCTTGAGAGAGGGCTACGGGAGTAGACTGGCGCGATGAAGATGCTTGCGGGGTTGGTTCTGGGATCGCTCTTAGGCGGGGTGACTTTAGCGTACGGTGCGGGGATAGCTTCGACCGAAGCCTCAGTGGCAGATGCGGGATCAGTTTTAAACGAACATCCGATGACGTTTGCCGATTTACAACGAATGAAGCGCCTCGACGATCCGCAGGTTTCGCCGAGCGGCAAGTGGGTGATGTTTGCAGCGACGGATGTCGACCTTGCAGCGAATACCAAGGTGAGCCATCTTTGGGTGGTACCGCTGAAGGGTGGTCAGGAGAGACAGCTGACCTTTTGGAAGGAGGGCGAGAGCGAAGGCCGTTTTTCGCCTGACGGTAAGCAGGTGGCGTTTGTGGCGACCGATACCGCGACCGGACACTCTCAAATATTTCTGGCGTCGTGGGACGGGGCCGCGGGAACGCTGGGAACACCGAAGCTGCTGACCAATATAAGCACCGAGGCTGATGGACCGGTGTGGTCGCCAGACTCGCAGAGAATCTTGTTTGTGTCGCGGGTCTATCCAGAGTGCAGTGATGAGGAGTCGTGGGTCGAAGAGGATGCCTGCGACAAGCGGAAGGACGATGCGGCGGCAGCGAGTCCGGTGAAGGCGATGATCTTTACGCACCTGTTGTACCGGCACTGGGACCACTACATCGGTGACAAGCGCAGCCATGTGCTGGTGGTGAACACAACGGATGGCAATGCGGTGCGCGACCTTACGCCGCGGCGGGAGATCGGCGACACCGAGGCTCCGGTGTTTTCGTTGGGTGGGCCGGTGGACTATGCGTGGGCTCCCGACTCGAAGGAGATTGCGTATGTAACGAACCTTGACCCGGTTCCGGCAGCGAGCACGAACAACGACGTGATCACGTTGCGACTGGACGATCCCGGCGCGCGGGCGGTGAAGATTTCGACCTCGCCTGGAAGCGACGACGCTCCCGCCTATTCGCCGGACGGAAAGTACATTGCATTTCGGTCGCAGGCGCGGGCAGGGTTTGAGAGCGACCGTTTTCGGCTGATGCTGTTTGACCGGCAAGCGAAGACGATTACGGAGATGCTGCCGAAGTTCGACAACTGGGTGGACGAGTTCACGTGGGCCCCGAACTCGCAGACCATCTACTTTGCCAGCGAAGAGATGGGCGAGGAGAACATCCTGTCGACGCAGGTGGGGCTGCCGGAGGCGACGGCGGTAGCGAACAAGGCAGAGTATGGCGGGTTGCAGGTCTCGCCGAACGGAAGAACGCTGGTTGCAATGGTGCAGACAGTGCGGCACCCTGCGGCGGTTGCCTCGATTGCGTTGAATGCGGCGGGCGGTGGTGGCGCTCCGGTGGTGCGTTTGACTCACCTGAATGATGCGTTGCTGAGATCGCTGGACCTGCCGAGGATGGAGAGCTTCATCTTTCCCGGCGCGGGAAATACATCGGTGCAGGGATTTATTATTCGGCCGCCGAAGTTTGATCCGGCAAAGAAGTATCCGCTGAAGTTCCTGATGCATGGCGGGCCACAGACGGCGTGGGGCGATGCGTGGAGCTATCGCTGGAACGCAGAGCTGTTTGCCGCCGACGGATATGTAGTCGTGATGATCAATCGGCGCGGCTCGACCGGGTATGGGCAGAAGTTTGTCGATGAGGTGAGCGGCGACTGGGGCGGTAAGGCCTATGTCGATCTGATGAAGGGGCTGGACTATGCGGAGAAGCAGTACCCCTTTATCGATAAGACGCGGGAGTGCGCGCTGGGTGCGAGCTATGGCGGATATATGGCCGACTGGGTGCTGACTCACACCGACCGCTTTAAGTGCATTGTGACGCACGACGGTATGTACAACCCGCAGAGCGCGTATGGAACCACCGAGGAGCTTTGGTTCAACGAGTGGGAGTTCAAGCGGCCAGGAACGACTGGGCCGGGGCAGCCGTGGAAGTATGCTTCGGGGCCGGTGGCGGACGATCCGTTCAGGAAATGGTCGCCGATGCTGTCGATCGAGAATGCGAAGACGCCTACGCTGATCATTCACTCGCAGAAGGATTATCGGCTGGATGTGTCGGAGGGGTTCCAGTTGTTTACAGCTTTGCAGCAATTGCATGTGCCGAGCAAGATGCTCTACTTCCCGGATGAGGGACACTGGGTGTTGAAGCCGCAGAACTCCGAGCTTTGGTACAAGACCGTGAATGACTGGTGCGATCGGTGGACGCATAGCGGAGCCTATGCGTCTGACCTAAGCAGATAACTAGCGCAAGGTTTGCATGCAAAGACTATAGAACAAACTACTGGAGCAGGCGGCGACGCACTGCTCCCATCGCGGCAAGTACACCGGTGCCGAAAAGCAGGAGACTGCTGGGTTCTGGAACAGCGGAGGTCTGGTCGACTGCCTCAAACCAGTTCTCCGAGTAGATATCGTCCCACACGATGTCTCCTGAACCGTCCATAAAGATCGATCCTCCGCCGCTTCCACTGAGAAGATCGGGTACAGGAGCAGCACCGATATAGACAGCCGCAAAAAATTGGTCAGGGGTGAGCTTTCCGGTAAATGCTTCATGATCGCCATTACAGACTCCGTTCAAAACGACGCTACCGGAGGGAACGGCTGGGGTGCATGGAGTTCCGCTGTCGGCGACGATGGTCGGCGTCGAAGAAGAGTAACCTGTGCTTATGCCATCAACAAAGGTCTGGTAGCGATCGTGCTCAAGATTATTGATCACGACGTTGCCGGAGTCATCCATCCCGTAGAAAAGGTAACCTTGATCGCTGCTCAGATTGAATATCTGATAGGTGTCAGCAGATGCAGGCTTTACCGCTGCGAACAGGATAACGATAGCAGTGGCAATGCCTATTCCCTTTGAGCAAAGGTTCACAATTCTCATGGACATGTTCCTCAAACAAAGTTATTGACGGAACGAAACGTTTGCATTTGAAGCTCCAAACTTTTGTGTGCAAATACTTACCTATAAGGTCTCGTTGTCTTTATCACTTTGCAAAATTTTGCAGCATATAGGAGTCAAGTTATCTTTCTTTATGCTTTCTGCGACGGTGGAAATTGAGACAGTGAGTCAACAGGACGAAATACGCGATGACTTTTAATAGAACGAAAAAAAAGCGCGAGCCTGTGGGAGAAGCTGGCCTGTTTGAGTATGCCGTGGGCGTGCTTGCACGCAGGATGCGGACGGTGCGCGATCTGCGCCGGTTAATGAAGAACCGCGCCGAAGAAGGTGAGGCCGGGGAGCGGGCGATGGATGCTGTGATCGTTCGGCTAACGGAGCTGAAGTATCTCAGCGATACGCGGTTTGCCGCCGACTACACGCGGCTGCGCAAGGAGAATGAGAAGCATGGGCGGCGGCGGGTGCAGCAGGACCTGATGCAGAAGGGCGTCCACAAAGATCTGGTGGCTTCTACGCTGGCGCAGGCGTATGACGATGTGGATGAGGTGGCTCTGGCTCGAGCGTATGTTGCACGGAAGCGAATCAAGCAGCCGAGCGGTCCCGACGCGCAGAAGCAGACGACGCGGATCATGGGGAGGCTGATGCGGGCGGGTTTCTCTTCTTCGGCCATCTTCAAGGTGCTGCGGGAGTGGCATCTGCCTGAGGAAGCGCTGGAAGGCATCGAAGAGGGTGGGCGGGATTCGGACTCGTATGCGGAACGGGATGAGGATCTGCCGGAGTTCTAGTGAGTCAACTCTTATCGCTGCGAACTCGCAGCTAGATAGCGCGGAGAGCCTTTGCCGGAAGAAAGAAGATGGCGGCGATGAGTGCGAAGGCGCCTTCGACAACGATGCCCACTAAGCGGAACGGCAGCAGGCACAGCCAGATAAATGGATAGAGGATGAGGGCAAGAAGCGCGAGCGGCCAGCAGACAACAAGGAGGAGGCAAAAGAGAAGGAGTTTGAGCATGACGTCTCCGGTTGCGCACGATGGCGCATAGAAGGTTACGCTGAAAGGTGGGCAAAGGTTCCGGACAGATGGAGAAACGGGCAGAGTCGCTAGAACGCGTGGTCGCGGTGGACTGGTCGGGGCGGGTGGATGCCGCGGGGCAGCGGCGGCATATCTGGGCCGGGGTGTGGACGCGCGGTGTGGTGACGCTGGAGGCCGGGCGCACGCGTGAGGAGTTGATGGAGTGGCTGGTGGAGATGGCGCGGGAGACTCCGCGGATGGTAGTGGGGATCGATTGCTGCTTCAGCTTTCCGGCGTGGTTTCTCAAGGAGCATGGGTGCGCCACGGTCTTCGACTTCTGGCAGCATGTTGCGGCAGGGCATGGCGAGCGTTGGCTGGCGCGGGAGTGCGAGGATGTGAAGCGCGATGAGCGGTTCTGGGGCAAGCCGCATAAACGGCCAGCACAGTTTTGCGGCGCGGGGCTGCACCGGTCGATGCGGTGGACGGATATGGATAACAAGTTTGCTCCGGAGCTGCTGACCCGAGATCCGGAGCGTGCGGCAAAGGTGAAGGGGATTACGCCGAAATCGCCGTTTCAGATTGGGGGCTCGGGCAGCGTGGGGACGGGATCGTTACGGGCGATGCCGTTTTTGCTGAAGCTGCGGGAGGCGGGGTTTCGGGTGTGGCCGTATGAAGATGCTGCACTGGGCACGAAGAAGCCGCAACCGCTGCTGGTGGAGATGTATACGCGACTGCTGACGGGCGCGGTGGCGAAGAGTAATCCTGCGGCGCGGAAGGCTTATCTGGCGGCGAAGAAAAAGACGGATGAGGCTTATGTCGGGTTGTCGCGTGGGGTGATGGCGAAGGCATTGGGTAGCGAGGATGCTTTTGATGCTCTGGTGTGTGCGATGGAGATGGTGCGCTGGCAGGGTGAGTTTGCTGGGCTGAAGGCTACGAAGGATGCAGCGTTGCGGCTGGAGGGGATTACCTGGCGGCCTGGGGTGCAGGAGGGGTTGAGGCTGGGCACGCTTGAGGGCGAATCAGGCTGATAAACTTTTAGCCATATGGAATATCGTTCGGGAAGCCAGATTCGGGAAGATTTTTTGCGGTTTTTTGAGACTAAGGGGCACCGCCGCGTGCACTCTTCTTCGCTGGTGCCGGCGAACGATCCTACGCTGCTGTTTACCAATGCGGGGATGAACCAGTTCAAGGACGTCTTTCTGGGTGCCGAGAAGCGCGAATACTCGCGGGCGGCAAGCTCGCAGAAGTGCGTGCGCGCGGGCGGCAAGCATAACGATCTGGAGAACGTCGGCTTCACGCGGCGGCACCATACCTTCTTCGAGATGCTGGGCAACTTCAGCTTTGGAGACTACTTCAAGAAGGACGCCATTGCCTATGCGTGGGAGCTGCTCACCTCGCCGGAGTGGTTCGGCATCGATAAGGCGAAGCTGTATGTGACGATCTTTGAGGGCGACGCCGCCGTGCCGCGAGATGCGGAGGCGTATCAGTTCTGGCTCGATGTGGGCGTTCCTGCGGAGCGCATCTTCGAGATGGGCGCGGCAGATAACTTCTGGGCGATGGGCGATACCGGGCCGTGCGGGCCGTGCTCGGAGATTTATTACGACCTTGGTATTGCGGCTTCGGAGACGGGTGAGGACCTGCCATTCCCCAAGGACGAGCAGCGTTATGTCGAGATCTGGAACCTGGTGTTCATGCAGTTCGACCGCTCGGTTACAGCCAATGGGCCGGTGCTGGCTCCGTTGCCCAAGCCTTCGATTGATACGGGCATGGGGCTGGAACGGGTTTCAGCGGTATTGCAGGGTGTGCTGTCGAACTTCGAGACGGACTTGTTTACTCCGCTGATTAAGCGGGCGGAGCAGCTGACCGGACATAAGGTTGAGGCGGACCACGAGGTGGATGATCGCTCGCGTGCTTCGTTGCGGATTATCGCCGACCATGCGCGGGCAGCTACATTTTTGATCTCGGATGGTGTATTGCCAGCGAATGAGGGCAGAGGCTATGTGCTGCGAAAGATTCTGCGGCGCGGGATTCGGCATGGACGGCTGCTGGGGCAGGAGAAGCCGTTTATGCACGAGATGGTGTTTGCCGTTCGCGATGAGATGGGCGTGGCTTATCCGGAGTTGAAGGAGTCGGCGGAGCGGGTGGCGAAGGTGGTGCTGGCCGAGGAGCAGCAGTTTGCGCGGACGCTGGAGCTTGGTCTGCGGCAGATGAATGAAGAGACGCTGCGGTCAGGTGCTCTGGCGTTTCGGCTGTATGAGACGTTCGGCATGCCGCTTGACTTCATGGTCGATGCAGCGCGGGATGCTGGCATTGCATTTGATATGGCCGGTTTCGATGCGGCGAAGGAAGAGGAGCAGCAGCGGGCTCGGGCTTCGTGGAAGGGCGGATCGCAGAAGTCGGCGGCGCCGGTCTATCGGGAGTTGGCGAAGACAGAGTTTGAGGGCTACTCGGCGCTGCGGGTGGATGGCGCACGGGTGCTTGCGCTGGTGAAGGATGGCGTCGGCGTGCCGGAGCTGAAGGCCGGGGAGCAGGGAGAGGTCGTGCTCGATGCGACCAGCTTCTATGCGGACTCGGGCGGACAGGTGGGCGATATTGGCTGGCTGTATTCGGGCGACCACAATACGGTCGTTGCCGATGTCAGCGGAGCGACCAAGCCGGTGCAGGGAGTGTTCGCGCATAAGGTAGTGGCGCGGCAGACTCTGGCTGTGGGCGATGTGGTGGATACGGTGGTCGATGTGGAGAATCGCCGGGCCACAGAGCGCAACCACACCGGGACGCATCTTTTGCACGCCGCGTTGCGCGAAGTTTTGGGCAAGCATGTGAAGCAGGCTGGTTCGCTGGTGAACGCTTCGCGGCTGCGGTTCGACTTTTCGCACTTCACCGGCGTTGCTGAGGAAGAGTTGCAGCAGATTGAGGACATTGTGAACCGGCAGGTGCTGGGGAACGCTGCTGTACAGACGCTGGTTGATGTGCCCATCGATGTTGCGGTGAATGAGCTGGGTGCGATGGCGCTGTTTGGCGAGAAGTATGGCGACCGCGTGCGCGTTGTCAAGATCGGCGACTTCTCGACCGAGCTCTGCGGCGGAACTCATACAGGAGCGACGGGAGAGATTGGCCTGATCAAGCTGGTTGGCGAGGGTTCGGTTTCATCGGGCGTGCGCCGTGTCGAAGCGGTGAGCGGAACTGGAGCTTTGAGCGAGTTCCGGCGCGGGTTCGACGTCGCACGCGTCGTAGGGCAGATGATTGGGGTTACGGATACGGCTCCGGCTGATGCGCTGCGGCACAGGATCTCCGCACAGGAAGAGGAGATGAAGAAGCTGCGGCGCGAACTGGACCAGGTTCGCATGAAGTCGGCTTCGGCCTCTGTCTCGGATGCAGCTTCCGCTGCGGTCGAAGTAAAGGGCGTCAAGGTGTTGGCGCAGCGGGTAGATGCACTGGATAAAGGTCAGATGAGGACGCTGGTCGATAGTCTGC
It encodes the following:
- the alaS gene encoding alanine--tRNA ligase, which produces MEYRSGSQIREDFLRFFETKGHRRVHSSSLVPANDPTLLFTNAGMNQFKDVFLGAEKREYSRAASSQKCVRAGGKHNDLENVGFTRRHHTFFEMLGNFSFGDYFKKDAIAYAWELLTSPEWFGIDKAKLYVTIFEGDAAVPRDAEAYQFWLDVGVPAERIFEMGAADNFWAMGDTGPCGPCSEIYYDLGIAASETGEDLPFPKDEQRYVEIWNLVFMQFDRSVTANGPVLAPLPKPSIDTGMGLERVSAVLQGVLSNFETDLFTPLIKRAEQLTGHKVEADHEVDDRSRASLRIIADHARAATFLISDGVLPANEGRGYVLRKILRRGIRHGRLLGQEKPFMHEMVFAVRDEMGVAYPELKESAERVAKVVLAEEQQFARTLELGLRQMNEETLRSGALAFRLYETFGMPLDFMVDAARDAGIAFDMAGFDAAKEEEQQRARASWKGGSQKSAAPVYRELAKTEFEGYSALRVDGARVLALVKDGVGVPELKAGEQGEVVLDATSFYADSGGQVGDIGWLYSGDHNTVVADVSGATKPVQGVFAHKVVARQTLAVGDVVDTVVDVENRRATERNHTGTHLLHAALREVLGKHVKQAGSLVNASRLRFDFSHFTGVAEEELQQIEDIVNRQVLGNAAVQTLVDVPIDVAVNELGAMALFGEKYGDRVRVVKIGDFSTELCGGTHTGATGEIGLIKLVGEGSVSSGVRRVEAVSGTGALSEFRRGFDVARVVGQMIGVTDTAPADALRHRISAQEEEMKKLRRELDQVRMKSASASVSDAASAAVEVKGVKVLAQRVDALDKGQMRTLVDSLRTKLGSGVVVLGAGVDGKVSLIVGVTKDLTAKVQAGKIVGALAGMVGGKGGGRPDLAEAGGSDVAALDGALAKAASVVEGLL
- a CDS encoding DUF429 domain-containing protein; this encodes MGKGSGQMEKRAESLERVVAVDWSGRVDAAGQRRHIWAGVWTRGVVTLEAGRTREELMEWLVEMARETPRMVVGIDCCFSFPAWFLKEHGCATVFDFWQHVAAGHGERWLARECEDVKRDERFWGKPHKRPAQFCGAGLHRSMRWTDMDNKFAPELLTRDPERAAKVKGITPKSPFQIGGSGSVGTGSLRAMPFLLKLREAGFRVWPYEDAALGTKKPQPLLVEMYTRLLTGAVAKSNPAARKAYLAAKKKTDEAYVGLSRGVMAKALGSEDAFDALVCAMEMVRWQGEFAGLKATKDAALRLEGITWRPGVQEGLRLGTLEGESG
- a CDS encoding regulatory protein RecX is translated as MTFNRTKKKREPVGEAGLFEYAVGVLARRMRTVRDLRRLMKNRAEEGEAGERAMDAVIVRLTELKYLSDTRFAADYTRLRKENEKHGRRRVQQDLMQKGVHKDLVASTLAQAYDDVDEVALARAYVARKRIKQPSGPDAQKQTTRIMGRLMRAGFSSSAIFKVLREWHLPEEALEGIEEGGRDSDSYAERDEDLPEF